In one Sphingobium indicum B90A genomic region, the following are encoded:
- a CDS encoding NADP-dependent oxidoreductase produces the protein MTYSNRKIIFAERPTGEVTRSAFNFVEETLPELKDGEVLVKNHYISIDPYQRGRMKTGKSYAKPMDIGDVIVAATVGEVLESQSDALPVGTMVAGYLGWQEKAIARAKHLQMIPATGGVSPSAYLGAAGLPGVTAWMGLRLIGEPKPGETVVVSAAAGAVGSVALQLAKNAGARTVGIAGGAAKCAYIVDKLGADAAVDYRADDFADQLAAATGDGVDVYFDNVGGPVSDAVFARLNNFARVPLCGAISEYQSKPAPIYNLTQAIITRARLQGFICTDRMDLWNSAVEELVELIAQGKIIFNESVAEGLDAAPEAFISMLSGGNLGKQLVRLA, from the coding sequence CGAGAAGCGCCTTCAATTTCGTGGAGGAGACCCTCCCGGAACTGAAGGACGGCGAGGTTCTTGTAAAGAATCACTATATCTCCATCGACCCCTATCAGCGCGGCCGCATGAAGACGGGCAAGAGCTACGCCAAGCCCATGGACATCGGCGATGTCATCGTGGCTGCCACCGTGGGCGAAGTGCTGGAATCGCAGAGCGACGCGCTCCCGGTGGGAACGATGGTCGCGGGCTATCTCGGGTGGCAGGAGAAGGCCATTGCGCGGGCCAAGCACCTGCAAATGATTCCGGCGACCGGCGGCGTGTCCCCATCGGCATATCTCGGCGCCGCCGGCCTGCCTGGCGTGACCGCCTGGATGGGATTGCGGCTGATCGGCGAACCCAAGCCGGGCGAGACGGTCGTGGTCTCGGCGGCCGCGGGTGCGGTGGGGAGCGTCGCGCTCCAACTGGCGAAGAATGCCGGCGCGCGCACCGTGGGCATCGCCGGCGGCGCGGCCAAATGCGCCTATATCGTCGACAAGTTGGGCGCGGACGCAGCGGTCGACTATCGCGCGGATGACTTCGCGGATCAGCTCGCTGCAGCTACGGGCGATGGCGTCGACGTTTATTTCGACAATGTCGGCGGCCCGGTGAGCGACGCGGTCTTCGCCAGGCTCAACAACTTCGCCCGCGTGCCGCTATGCGGCGCAATTTCCGAATATCAGTCCAAGCCGGCGCCGATCTACAATCTGACGCAGGCGATCATCACCCGCGCCCGCCTGCAGGGTTTCATCTGCACCGACAGAATGGACCTCTGGAATAGCGCGGTGGAGGAGCTTGTCGAACTGATCGCGCAGGGCAAGATCATCTTCAACGAAAGCGTGGCCGAGGGTCTGGACGCGGCCCCGGAAGCCTTCATCAGCATGCTCAGCGGCGGCAATCTGGGCAAGCAGCTGGTTCGCCTCGCGTAA
- a CDS encoding class I adenylate-forming enzyme family protein, whose translation MDEDTLLGMFDKAVREHRGKKFLHDRGNWLSYGEVDDLARKVVGFLREQDVAAGDRILVALPNSVLFPIILYGILRIGATIVPANPLLKGRELAMLVDHSQAKVAILAPDSARELQQARPDGLAAAAFVAGGVAEGFVEFETALERSTPANDWPQARKDDIAAFLYTSGTTGDPKATMLSHGALAAAIRAWVEKFALTSDDRQIAMLPMFHSFGFIVVLNTTMSVGGSLVIIPRFLPEPALEAISEHKITVLTAVTTMFGALLDVAENRTPALEFPAMRLAGGGAASIPPDIVSRAVATFGCPMGQGYGMTECGTAATFTAHKTELALGEVGTPMFNIELGIVDDRGDPLPDGEVGEIVVRGPAVMTGYYQNPEATAAALKDGWLYTGDLGLRTPDGQYFFKDRKKELIIRGGFNVSPGEVEAVLYEHPDVKTAAVMGIPDSRLGEEVVAFVVRKSKEPIDTLALREFVQGRVAPYKYPRHVVELEALPLAPNGKVLKKNIDAWGIVREHLASSGSGGAGT comes from the coding sequence ATGGATGAGGACACGCTGCTTGGCATGTTCGACAAGGCCGTTCGCGAGCATCGCGGCAAGAAGTTCCTGCATGATCGGGGAAATTGGCTGAGCTATGGAGAGGTCGATGATCTCGCTCGCAAGGTCGTCGGCTTCCTTCGCGAGCAGGATGTCGCTGCAGGCGACAGGATATTGGTTGCCCTTCCGAACAGCGTATTGTTCCCGATCATCCTCTATGGTATCCTGCGCATAGGGGCGACCATCGTGCCGGCTAATCCCCTGCTGAAGGGTCGCGAACTGGCGATGCTGGTCGACCATTCGCAGGCGAAGGTCGCCATTCTGGCGCCCGATTCCGCGCGGGAACTGCAACAGGCGCGCCCGGACGGCCTGGCTGCAGCGGCCTTCGTCGCGGGGGGCGTGGCCGAAGGCTTCGTCGAGTTCGAGACGGCTCTGGAGCGCAGTACGCCCGCGAATGACTGGCCGCAGGCGCGGAAAGACGACATAGCGGCCTTTCTCTATACTTCGGGTACGACGGGCGACCCCAAGGCGACGATGCTGTCTCATGGCGCTCTCGCGGCGGCGATCCGGGCCTGGGTCGAGAAATTCGCCCTCACCTCCGACGACCGGCAGATCGCCATGCTGCCGATGTTCCATTCTTTCGGCTTCATCGTTGTCCTGAACACGACGATGTCGGTCGGCGGCAGCTTGGTCATCATTCCCAGATTTCTGCCGGAGCCGGCGCTTGAGGCGATTTCCGAGCACAAGATCACGGTGCTGACGGCGGTCACGACGATGTTCGGCGCCCTGCTGGATGTCGCGGAGAATCGTACGCCGGCGCTGGAATTCCCCGCGATGAGGCTGGCTGGCGGCGGAGCAGCCTCCATCCCTCCTGATATCGTGAGCCGGGCGGTTGCGACTTTCGGCTGTCCCATGGGGCAGGGATATGGCATGACCGAATGCGGCACCGCCGCCACATTCACCGCCCACAAGACGGAGCTTGCCCTGGGCGAAGTCGGCACGCCCATGTTCAACATCGAACTGGGGATCGTCGATGATCGCGGCGATCCTCTCCCGGATGGCGAAGTGGGGGAGATCGTGGTCCGCGGCCCCGCGGTAATGACCGGCTATTACCAGAATCCGGAAGCTACCGCCGCAGCGCTCAAGGACGGCTGGCTTTATACCGGAGATCTGGGACTGCGCACGCCTGATGGGCAGTATTTCTTCAAGGATCGCAAGAAGGAACTCATCATAAGAGGTGGATTCAATGTTTCGCCCGGCGAGGTGGAGGCGGTTCTTTACGAGCATCCCGATGTGAAGACCGCCGCCGTCATGGGCATTCCGGATAGCCGTCTGGGCGAGGAAGTGGTTGCCTTCGTCGTCCGCAAGAGCAAAGAGCCCATCGACACGCTGGCCCTTCGGGAATTCGTGCAGGGCCGGGTCGCACCCTATAAATATCCAAGGCATGTCGTGGAGCTGGAAGCATTGCCGCTGGCGCCGAACGGCAAGGTTTTGAAGAAGAATATCGATGCGTGGGGGATCGTGCGCGAGCATCTCGCATCCAGCGGGAGCGGCGGCGCAGGCACCTGA